A portion of the Nitratidesulfovibrio termitidis HI1 genome contains these proteins:
- a CDS encoding aldehyde dehydrogenase family protein — protein MRMPKNCINGVWQDARTGAVREIINPFDQSVVAVAAESDREDARDAIAAARRAFDHGPWPHTPGPERGARLLELARLVRDKTPELAELETLDTGKTLEESRWDMADIADIFTYFGGLAFTGGEGEVIASPKPDSTSLVVREPIGVCAQISPWNYPLLQASWKMAPALAAGCTLVMKPSEITPLTTARIVELAHEAGFPEGVVNLVLGPGPEVGAEMAESRDVDFVSFTGGIVTGKSIIRAAADNVKKVALELGGKNPNIVFADADFDVAVDYALNAVFFHAGQICSAGARLMVEAPIHDRFVQALAARMRRIRLGNGMAPGTQMGPLISAVHRDKVERHVAMAQQEGARLVLGGGRPADPALGKGFFYEPTLFTDCEHTMRIVQEEVFGPVITVERFETEAEAVDRANGTIYGLSAGFWTRDPDRIHRVSRALRFGTVWVNDFNVYFTQAPWGGYKQSGMGRELGRLGLEEYTEVKHIYQNHAPSVVHWFGV, from the coding sequence ATGCGCATGCCGAAGAACTGCATCAACGGCGTCTGGCAGGATGCCAGGACCGGCGCCGTGCGGGAGATCATCAATCCCTTCGACCAGTCCGTGGTGGCCGTGGCCGCCGAAAGCGACCGCGAGGACGCCCGCGACGCCATTGCCGCGGCCCGTCGGGCCTTCGACCACGGCCCGTGGCCGCATACCCCCGGCCCCGAACGCGGGGCCAGGCTGCTGGAACTGGCCCGCCTGGTCCGCGACAAGACCCCGGAACTGGCCGAACTGGAAACGCTGGATACGGGCAAGACCCTGGAGGAAAGCCGCTGGGACATGGCCGACATCGCCGACATCTTCACCTACTTCGGCGGTCTGGCCTTTACCGGCGGCGAAGGGGAGGTCATCGCGTCGCCCAAGCCCGACAGCACCAGCCTGGTGGTGCGCGAGCCCATCGGCGTCTGCGCCCAGATATCGCCCTGGAACTATCCCCTGCTCCAGGCGTCGTGGAAGATGGCCCCGGCCCTGGCGGCGGGCTGCACCCTGGTGATGAAGCCCAGCGAAATCACCCCCCTGACCACCGCCCGCATCGTCGAACTGGCCCACGAGGCCGGTTTTCCGGAGGGCGTGGTCAACCTGGTCCTCGGGCCCGGTCCCGAGGTGGGGGCCGAAATGGCCGAGAGTCGGGACGTGGACTTCGTGTCCTTCACCGGCGGCATCGTCACCGGCAAATCCATCATCCGGGCGGCGGCGGACAACGTGAAGAAGGTCGCCCTGGAACTGGGCGGCAAGAACCCGAACATCGTCTTCGCCGACGCCGACTTCGACGTGGCCGTGGATTACGCCCTCAACGCCGTGTTCTTCCACGCCGGGCAGATATGCTCCGCAGGGGCGCGGCTGATGGTGGAGGCCCCCATCCATGACCGTTTCGTGCAGGCCCTGGCCGCGCGCATGCGGCGCATCAGGCTCGGCAACGGCATGGCCCCCGGCACCCAGATGGGGCCGCTGATCTCCGCCGTGCACCGGGACAAGGTGGAGCGCCACGTGGCCATGGCGCAGCAGGAAGGCGCCCGGCTGGTGCTGGGCGGCGGGCGGCCCGCCGATCCCGCGCTGGGCAAGGGTTTTTTCTACGAACCCACCCTGTTCACCGACTGCGAACACACCATGCGCATCGTGCAGGAGGAAGTCTTCGGCCCGGTGATCACCGTGGAGCGCTTCGAGACCGAGGCCGAGGCCGTGGACAGGGCAAACGGCACCATCTACGGGCTTTCCGCCGGATTCTGGACCCGCGACCCGGACCGCATCCACCGCGTTTCCCGCGCCCTGCGTTTTGGCACGGTGTGGGTCAACGACTTCAACGTCTATTTCACCCAGGCGCCCTGGGGCGGCTACAAGCAGAGCGGCATGGGCCGCGAACTGGGCCGGCTGGGGCTTGAGGAATACACCGAGGTCAAACACATCTACCAGAACCACGCTCCCTCGGTCGTACACTGGTTCGGCGTCTGA